From Schistocerca americana isolate TAMUIC-IGC-003095 chromosome 9, iqSchAmer2.1, whole genome shotgun sequence, the proteins below share one genomic window:
- the LOC124551278 gene encoding chorion protein S38-like isoform X1, giving the protein MTTTGWSQYIYGLELCGTAPQVLQRFRALRVKPESMGIKVVAYALLALAVLAHAEDAQQQAESVETLHDAAAPAADATADATTASAESTKKQEKRGIFSEGYGLGLGLSGGYGGYGGYGGLGGYGGYGGLGGYGGYGLGGGYGLGGGYGLSGGYGLGLGYGGYGGYGIGQSIHKSITVTKQIPVPVPHPVPVPVTRNVPVPHPVPVPVRVERPYPVSVPSPVPVPVDRPYPVPVERPVPVPVPHPVPVPVSRPYPVPVHKPIPVPVHKPVPVPVPHPVPIPKPVPVVVKAIDAHPIGLGSYGGGFGLGGYGGGYGGGYGGYGGYGYGGYGH; this is encoded by the exons ATGACTACCACGGGGTGGTCGCAGTATATATACGGCCTGGAGCTGTGTGGAACAGCACCTCAAGTTCTCCAGCGCTTCCGAGCACTTCGTGTCAAGCCAGAAAGCATGGGGATCAAG GTCGTGGCGTACGCCCTGCTGGCGCTGGCGGTCCTGGCTCACGCAGAGGACGCCCAGCAGCAGGCTGAGAGCGTCGAGACGCTGCACgacgccgccgcccccgctgccgacGCCACAGCCGACGCCACCACCGCTTCAGCAGAGTCCACCAAAAAACAGGAGAAGCGCGGCATCTTCAGCGAAGGATACGGCCTAGGCCTAGGCCTCTCCGGAGGATACGGTGGATACGGGGGATACGGAGGGTTGGGCGGATACGGCGGATACGGAGGGTTGGGCGGATACGGAGGGTACGGTCTGGGTGGAGGATACGGCCTAGGTGGCGGATACGGCCTCAGCGGTGGGTACGGGCTCGGTCTCGGATACGGAGGATACGGTGGGTACGGCATCGGACAGAGTATCCACAAGTCGATTACTGTCACCAAGCAAATCCCTGTGCCTGTCCCGCACCCTGTTCCCGTTCCAGTCACCAGAAATGTTCCAGTGCCACATCCCGTTCCAGTCCCAGTGCGGGTGGAGCGCCCCTACCCCGTGTCCGTCCCTAGCCCCGTTCCAGTGCCCGTGGATCGCCCCTACCCTGTTCCAGTGGAGAGGCCGGTTCCAGTGCCCGTGCCCCACCCCGTTCCAGTGCCCGTTTCCAGGCCGTACCCCGTGCCCGTGCACAAGCCCATTCCCGTGCCCGTGCACAAACCTGTCCCCGTGCCCGTCCCTCACCCGGTCCCCATCCCTAAACCCGTGCCGGTAGTAGTGAAGGCCATCGACGCTCACCCGATCGGTCTCGGCAGCTACGGTGGCGGTTTCGGCCTCGGCGGATACGGCGGCGGGTACGGTGGCGGCTACGGAGGATACGGTGGCTACGGATACGGTGGCTACGGCCACTAA
- the LOC124551278 gene encoding chorion protein S38-like isoform X2 encodes MYCVIFAVAYYMAVVAYALLALAVLAHAEDAQQQAESVETLHDAAAPAADATADATTASAESTKKQEKRGIFSEGYGLGLGLSGGYGGYGGYGGLGGYGGYGGLGGYGGYGLGGGYGLGGGYGLSGGYGLGLGYGGYGGYGIGQSIHKSITVTKQIPVPVPHPVPVPVTRNVPVPHPVPVPVRVERPYPVSVPSPVPVPVDRPYPVPVERPVPVPVPHPVPVPVSRPYPVPVHKPIPVPVHKPVPVPVPHPVPIPKPVPVVVKAIDAHPIGLGSYGGGFGLGGYGGGYGGGYGGYGGYGYGGYGH; translated from the exons ATGTACTGTGTCATCTTCGCTGTTGCATACTACATGGCG GTCGTGGCGTACGCCCTGCTGGCGCTGGCGGTCCTGGCTCACGCAGAGGACGCCCAGCAGCAGGCTGAGAGCGTCGAGACGCTGCACgacgccgccgcccccgctgccgacGCCACAGCCGACGCCACCACCGCTTCAGCAGAGTCCACCAAAAAACAGGAGAAGCGCGGCATCTTCAGCGAAGGATACGGCCTAGGCCTAGGCCTCTCCGGAGGATACGGTGGATACGGGGGATACGGAGGGTTGGGCGGATACGGCGGATACGGAGGGTTGGGCGGATACGGAGGGTACGGTCTGGGTGGAGGATACGGCCTAGGTGGCGGATACGGCCTCAGCGGTGGGTACGGGCTCGGTCTCGGATACGGAGGATACGGTGGGTACGGCATCGGACAGAGTATCCACAAGTCGATTACTGTCACCAAGCAAATCCCTGTGCCTGTCCCGCACCCTGTTCCCGTTCCAGTCACCAGAAATGTTCCAGTGCCACATCCCGTTCCAGTCCCAGTGCGGGTGGAGCGCCCCTACCCCGTGTCCGTCCCTAGCCCCGTTCCAGTGCCCGTGGATCGCCCCTACCCTGTTCCAGTGGAGAGGCCGGTTCCAGTGCCCGTGCCCCACCCCGTTCCAGTGCCCGTTTCCAGGCCGTACCCCGTGCCCGTGCACAAGCCCATTCCCGTGCCCGTGCACAAACCTGTCCCCGTGCCCGTCCCTCACCCGGTCCCCATCCCTAAACCCGTGCCGGTAGTAGTGAAGGCCATCGACGCTCACCCGATCGGTCTCGGCAGCTACGGTGGCGGTTTCGGCCTCGGCGGATACGGCGGCGGGTACGGTGGCGGCTACGGAGGATACGGTGGCTACGGATACGGTGGCTACGGCCACTAA